Proteins encoded by one window of Candidatus Obscuribacter sp.:
- a CDS encoding histone deacetylase — MSSNIANTSDHLVFDPAYKTDLAAFGLNNPFALDRGEMVLAKISEEIGKPATFIRPVPLTLEQVGLVHTPDYLESLKHSSTWAEIFEIKDPVFDSSGRLPGATKPFYEIFDDFLLKAGGTLLAAQMALKNGMCANLGAGYHHAFPDRGRGYCAINDVAIAVASLLKDGLIERAMVVDVDFHQGDGTALCFASDPRVFTFSIHSQEGWPESKQQSTLDIGITESDKNNYLTRLQTGLDSALEDFKPDFVMLVDGSDAYEKDILPGTKFLRLPLSVMQERSEYLINKFFALKVPLSLVFAGGYGPDVWQVHYATVRQLLIKSGIACGASPATL; from the coding sequence TTGTCCTCAAATATAGCAAATACGTCTGACCATCTGGTTTTTGACCCTGCTTATAAGACCGACCTGGCCGCTTTTGGTCTCAATAATCCATTTGCTCTGGACCGCGGAGAAATGGTCCTGGCTAAGATCTCGGAAGAAATCGGTAAGCCTGCCACATTTATCAGACCTGTGCCTTTGACTCTTGAGCAAGTGGGACTTGTTCATACACCGGATTATCTGGAGAGTCTAAAACACTCAAGTACCTGGGCTGAGATTTTTGAGATCAAAGATCCCGTGTTTGATAGCTCAGGCCGGTTACCTGGCGCCACAAAGCCTTTTTACGAGATATTTGATGACTTTTTGCTTAAAGCCGGTGGCACTCTACTGGCTGCTCAGATGGCACTAAAAAATGGCATGTGTGCCAACCTTGGCGCTGGTTATCACCACGCCTTTCCTGATCGTGGTAGGGGATACTGCGCCATCAACGACGTTGCCATTGCTGTTGCTAGCTTGCTCAAGGACGGTCTCATTGAGCGAGCCATGGTAGTCGATGTAGATTTTCACCAGGGTGATGGCACAGCTCTTTGCTTTGCTTCTGATCCTCGTGTTTTTACTTTTTCCATTCACTCCCAGGAGGGCTGGCCCGAGAGTAAACAACAAAGCACTCTTGATATTGGTATCACGGAGAGTGACAAAAATAATTATCTGACGCGCTTGCAAACCGGTCTTGATAGCGCACTTGAAGACTTTAAGCCGGATTTTGTAATGCTGGTCGACGGTAGTGACGCCTACGAAAAAGACATCCTCCCTGGTACAAAGTTTTTGCGACTGCCGCTATCTGTAATGCAGGAGCGTAGCGAGTATCTGATAAACAAGTTTTTTGCATTAAAAGTGCCTTTGAGCCTCGTTTTTGCCGGTGGTTATGGCCCAGATGTGTGGCAAGTGCATTATGCTACTGTCAGACAATTACTAATAAAGAGTGGTATAGCCTGTGGTGCCTCGCCCGCAACTCTCTAG
- a CDS encoding DNA adenine methylase, producing MPRPQLSSKLLTTNYSPFLKWAGGKGRLLAQFAPLFPTKFNAYYEPFVGGGAVFFYLSNQYPGLVSKLSDSNTELVNCYQMVRDNPEQIIELLALKSNDEDLFYQERARDTASLDNLERAARLIFLNRTCFNGLYRVNSKGQFNVPFGKYKNPRIADHATIMAASEALQRASIVTSPFNVLPRRAVKGDFVYFDPPYQPVSKTANFTSYTKDSFTMDDQAMLAEFARKLKAKGVQVMLSNSDTPEIRKLYKDFDIQVVKAARAINCKGTGRGVVNELVIRSYR from the coding sequence GTGCCTCGCCCGCAACTCTCTAGCAAACTCCTTACAACAAATTACAGCCCTTTTCTCAAATGGGCTGGCGGTAAGGGACGCCTCCTGGCACAGTTTGCGCCGCTTTTTCCGACTAAGTTTAATGCTTATTATGAGCCGTTTGTTGGTGGTGGCGCCGTATTTTTTTATCTCAGTAATCAGTATCCTGGTCTTGTATCCAAGCTCTCTGACAGCAATACAGAGTTGGTCAATTGTTATCAGATGGTGCGCGACAATCCGGAGCAAATCATTGAGCTTTTGGCTCTTAAGTCTAACGACGAGGATCTGTTTTATCAGGAGAGAGCGCGAGATACCGCCAGTCTGGACAATCTTGAGCGGGCTGCGCGTCTGATATTTTTAAACCGCACTTGTTTTAATGGACTTTATAGAGTCAATAGCAAGGGTCAATTTAACGTGCCCTTTGGTAAATACAAAAATCCACGCATTGCCGATCATGCCACAATCATGGCTGCCAGTGAGGCTCTGCAGCGGGCATCAATTGTCACTAGCCCCTTTAATGTTTTGCCTAGACGCGCTGTCAAAGGCGACTTTGTCTACTTTGATCCGCCCTATCAGCCAGTCAGCAAGACTGCCAACTTTACGAGCTACACCAAAGACAGCTTTACCATGGATGATCAGGCTATGCTGGCGGAGTTTGCCCGCAAGCTCAAGGCCAAAGGCGTGCAAGTCATGCTCAGTAACTCTGATACTCCAGAAATTCGCAAGCTCTATAAAGACTTTGATATACAGGTGGTCAAAGCTGCCCGCGCGATCAATTGCAAAGGCACTGGACGCGGTGTTGTTAATGAGCTTGTGATCCGCAGTTATCGATAA
- the serS gene encoding serine--tRNA ligase, with product MLDIKYIKEHQALVRQAIRDKGIELDLAELLQVREHFEKLDQQVDLLRQKRNKLSKAKDNEGQGDEGLRRELARELNAEIKAKEAELRDLQIHYDQLMLLVPNPVLADVPVGKDDSDNVELYKCSELRQFDFKPKDHYELACDLGLVDFERARLVGGSRAYALKGQGILLEMAVLRLALDYLITRGFGLYAPPIMVRPEIMEGTGYFPLGRENAYGLAKDAEYLTGTAEVGLVGMQADTVFDLEQLPLKIAGISPCFRREAGAAGRDTRGLYRVHQFQKVEQVVIAPADLDIAKDLHYEILGNAEAILTMLGLPYRVVAVCTGDIGQGQIFKHDIETYMPGRAGYGETHSCSLMGDFQARRLRIRYKDRDGKKHLAYTLNNTAAATPRLLIPILEHYQNADGTVTIPEVLRPYMGGKTLLGFAWAARL from the coding sequence ATGTTAGATATCAAATACATAAAAGAGCACCAGGCGCTTGTGCGCCAGGCTATCCGAGACAAGGGCATAGAGCTTGATTTGGCTGAGCTTTTGCAGGTGCGTGAGCACTTCGAAAAACTTGATCAACAAGTGGATTTGCTACGCCAGAAGCGCAATAAATTGAGCAAGGCAAAAGACAATGAGGGGCAAGGAGATGAGGGTCTGCGGCGTGAACTAGCCCGTGAGCTAAATGCTGAGATCAAAGCTAAAGAGGCTGAATTGCGTGATTTGCAAATACACTATGATCAATTGATGTTGCTTGTCCCCAATCCTGTACTGGCTGATGTGCCAGTAGGTAAAGATGATAGCGACAACGTCGAGCTTTATAAATGCAGCGAGCTGCGTCAGTTTGATTTTAAGCCAAAAGACCATTATGAGCTAGCTTGTGACCTCGGTCTGGTCGACTTTGAAAGGGCTCGGCTGGTTGGCGGTAGCCGTGCCTACGCTCTCAAAGGTCAGGGAATTTTGCTTGAGATGGCTGTCCTGAGGCTGGCTTTAGACTATCTCATCACTCGTGGATTTGGTCTTTATGCGCCACCAATAATGGTGCGTCCTGAGATTATGGAAGGTACTGGGTATTTTCCTCTTGGGCGCGAAAACGCTTACGGTCTGGCTAAAGACGCAGAGTATTTGACTGGTACGGCAGAAGTCGGGCTGGTGGGGATGCAAGCTGATACTGTTTTTGACCTTGAGCAATTGCCTCTAAAGATCGCTGGCATTTCGCCTTGTTTTAGACGGGAGGCGGGTGCTGCCGGTCGCGATACGCGTGGGTTGTACCGTGTGCATCAATTTCAAAAGGTGGAGCAAGTAGTGATTGCACCCGCTGATCTCGATATTGCAAAGGACCTGCACTATGAGATCCTGGGCAATGCTGAAGCGATATTGACGATGCTGGGGTTACCCTACCGTGTCGTTGCTGTTTGCACCGGTGATATTGGTCAGGGCCAGATTTTCAAACACGATATTGAGACTTATATGCCTGGACGAGCGGGCTATGGAGAGACCCATTCGTGTTCGCTCATGGGGGACTTCCAGGCGCGTAGATTGCGAATACGGTACAAGGACAGAGACGGTAAAAAGCATCTGGCTTATACCCTCAATAATACTGCGGCGGCTACTCCAAGGCTGCTCATACCGATACTGGAGCATTATCAAAATGCCGATGGCACGGTGACCATACCTGAGGTGCTGCGACCCTACATGGGTGGCAAGACTTTGCTAGGCTTTGCTTGGGCTGCAAGACTTTGA
- the ovoA gene encoding 5-histidylcysteine sulfoxide synthase, producing MTPITGAQKSEYLVQNELETAPLADSSWRSNLGRTQMDLSVPRGQDWWTGKAPVHNVCPGVDEQGVIHSLPIPNLTNPGRQELLDYFDNSWTLSEVVFASLVGEEGFFRPPYHGLRHPMVFYYLHPAVLYVNKLRVAGILPGPIDDYYESLFETGVDEMSWDDMSKNSISWPSIDGLHDYRKIVYKTVRDVILNHPDLDAVDGKVKSIGLDSPLWALVMGFEHERIHIETSTVLIRELPAHLVMAPPQWPELALVDAAGAMPPQVEREMVVQEGGKVSYGKPESVHTFGWDNEYGERSVDVLPFSVSKTLISNAEFYRFVQDSGYQRRELWTEEGWAWRSYRNTKAPTFWLPAGPAGSHQYQLRTTFEIVPMQWSWPCVVNYHEAAAYCKWLGDDYRLMSECEHQFLRTQLPAQSIDGTTGSIGGDFNLHLTHGGETPVDAQSESGYPVCDLFGNVWQWLEDDFNPLTNFKIHRYYDDFSTPCFDGKHCMIMGGSFISTGDEATVYARFHFRPHFFQQAGFRVVLAKGESKTKKGKAFKIDRRQNDNVYEQQSILNEYLTLHYAPSEIQMPHAFMAPVASSLTHFPQRCADVVTDWSNQLGIAQGRALDVGCAVGGSAFRLADTFRQVEAVDLSQQFIDAAKKIQESGSLRFDAKLEGEITETVNVSVDPVTAKKINFRRADACSLPPEYEGYDAVLLANLLCRLTNPMSCLSRMSGGRGIVKPGGLLVITTPFTWSEQFTPRDLWLGGYKDTDGNAHMSRDGLIAALSGEFDLKHSFDMPLVIREHYRKYQLITTLCTVWQRKK from the coding sequence ATGACACCCATCACAGGCGCCCAAAAGTCGGAATACCTCGTGCAGAATGAGCTCGAGACTGCGCCCCTGGCAGACTCTAGTTGGCGCTCCAATCTTGGTCGCACACAAATGGACCTGTCTGTGCCAAGAGGGCAGGATTGGTGGACTGGTAAGGCTCCGGTCCACAATGTATGCCCGGGTGTGGATGAACAGGGAGTGATTCATTCACTGCCGATTCCCAACTTGACCAATCCTGGTCGTCAAGAGTTGCTCGATTATTTTGATAATTCCTGGACATTGTCAGAGGTTGTGTTTGCCTCCCTCGTCGGTGAGGAGGGCTTTTTTAGACCTCCATACCACGGTTTAAGACACCCAATGGTTTTTTATTACTTGCACCCAGCTGTGCTCTATGTCAACAAACTGCGTGTAGCTGGCATACTTCCTGGACCAATCGATGACTATTACGAGAGTCTGTTTGAGACTGGTGTGGACGAGATGTCCTGGGATGATATGTCCAAAAACAGCATCTCATGGCCGTCGATAGATGGTTTGCATGATTACCGCAAAATTGTCTACAAAACAGTCAGAGACGTTATCCTAAACCATCCTGATTTAGATGCAGTTGACGGTAAAGTCAAATCAATTGGTTTGGATAGTCCTCTCTGGGCTCTGGTAATGGGTTTTGAGCATGAGCGCATCCACATTGAGACATCAACGGTGCTTATACGAGAGCTACCTGCTCATCTGGTGATGGCTCCGCCTCAATGGCCAGAGCTAGCGCTAGTAGATGCTGCTGGGGCTATGCCACCACAGGTGGAGCGTGAGATGGTGGTACAGGAGGGTGGCAAAGTCTCCTATGGTAAGCCAGAATCAGTACACACATTTGGTTGGGACAATGAGTATGGTGAGCGCAGTGTTGATGTATTGCCATTTAGCGTCTCAAAAACTCTGATAAGCAACGCTGAGTTTTATCGTTTTGTCCAGGACAGCGGCTACCAACGGCGTGAGCTGTGGACCGAAGAAGGCTGGGCCTGGCGCAGTTATCGTAATACCAAGGCGCCAACTTTTTGGTTGCCTGCCGGTCCGGCTGGATCGCATCAGTATCAGCTGCGTACAACTTTTGAGATTGTGCCGATGCAATGGTCCTGGCCTTGCGTAGTCAACTATCACGAGGCGGCTGCTTACTGTAAATGGCTCGGTGATGATTATCGACTGATGAGTGAGTGCGAGCATCAGTTTTTGCGTACACAATTGCCTGCTCAAAGTATTGATGGCACTACCGGTAGTATTGGTGGCGACTTCAATCTGCACTTGACCCATGGTGGAGAAACGCCAGTAGATGCTCAGTCTGAGAGCGGTTATCCCGTATGTGACCTTTTTGGCAATGTCTGGCAATGGCTAGAGGATGATTTTAATCCTCTGACCAATTTTAAAATTCATCGCTATTATGATGACTTCAGTACGCCTTGTTTTGACGGTAAACACTGCATGATTATGGGCGGCTCATTCATCAGCACTGGCGATGAGGCTACTGTCTATGCTCGTTTCCATTTTCGTCCTCACTTCTTTCAGCAAGCGGGTTTTAGAGTTGTCTTGGCAAAAGGCGAGTCCAAAACAAAAAAAGGCAAGGCTTTTAAAATTGACAGAAGGCAAAATGACAATGTTTATGAGCAGCAGTCGATTTTAAATGAGTATCTCACTTTGCATTATGCACCCAGTGAGATTCAGATGCCGCATGCCTTTATGGCACCTGTAGCAAGTAGTTTGACGCATTTTCCACAGCGCTGTGCCGATGTGGTGACTGATTGGTCCAACCAACTCGGTATCGCTCAGGGGCGTGCTCTTGATGTCGGTTGTGCTGTCGGTGGCTCGGCTTTTAGACTGGCGGACACGTTTAGACAGGTCGAGGCTGTTGATCTTAGTCAGCAGTTTATCGATGCTGCAAAAAAAATCCAGGAGAGCGGTAGCCTTAGATTTGATGCCAAACTTGAGGGTGAAATAACAGAGACTGTAAATGTCTCAGTCGATCCTGTCACTGCTAAAAAGATCAATTTTAGACGGGCTGACGCATGTTCTTTGCCGCCTGAATACGAAGGTTATGACGCGGTTTTGCTGGCAAATCTGCTCTGCCGCTTGACCAATCCTATGTCCTGCCTGAGCCGTATGAGCGGTGGGCGCGGCATCGTTAAGCCCGGTGGTTTACTTGTAATTACCACACCATTTACCTGGTCCGAGCAGTTTACTCCTCGCGACCTCTGGCTCGGTGGATACAAGGACACTGACGGCAATGCTCATATGTCGCGAGATGGTTTGATTGCAGCACTCTCTGGAGAGTTTGATCTCAAACATTCGTTTGATATGCCTCTAGTTATTCGTGAACACTATCGCAAGTACCAACTTATAACCACGCTCTGTACAGTCTGGCAGCGTAAAAAATAA